In Aestuariibaculum lutulentum, one DNA window encodes the following:
- the thrA gene encoding bifunctional aspartate kinase/homoserine dehydrogenase I translates to MKVLKFGGTSVGSSKNINNVINILENYSKNDTIACVVSAVGGITDKLLLAGKQAQNKEQQYIDTFNLIKDIHFNIINELNLGNSSSIISFVDEKLSALKSLLDGIFLINELSPKTSDKLVSFGELLSSYIIAETMKNRGISADSKNSQELIITNSNFTKAEVKYDLTNKNIQDYFNSATQKITILPGFISKSKLGEQTTLGRGGSDFTAAIVAAALKVEQLEIWTDVSGMFTTNPKLVKQAYPIEKISYQEAMELSHFGAKVLYPPTVQPVLDLNIPIHIKNTLEPEAAGTVISNDEAPVNGSVVKGISNISNIALLTLEGSGMVGIPGFSKRLFETLSQEKINVILITQASSEHSICLGIDEKDADLAKSAIDATFENEIQLHKINPIIVETGLSIIALVGDNMKNHQGISGKMFSALGRNNINIRAIAQGASEKNISTVIAEKDVKKALNTLHEQFFESRTKQLNVFITGVGNVGEKLVEQIKQQRKYLKENLKINLRIAGLSNSRKMIFNEDGIELSDWKEQLENGEQASLDGFFEKTKSLNLRNSIFVDVTANKDVASLYEKYLRQSIGVVACNKIACSSDYDNYKLLKRLSLKYNAPFLFETNVGAGLPIMDTLNNLVASGDKVTSIHAVLSGSLNFVFNNFNDTNKFYDIVKQAAAEGYTEPDPRIDLSGVDVARKILILARESGVEMNLEDIENTPFLSEAGLKSDSVDDFYQTLIEDEAHYQALYTSAKAKDCQLKYVAQFNNGKASVSLQEIPSDHPFYNLKGSDNIVMFYTNRYANQPMIIKGAGAGADVTASGLFADIIRIGNN, encoded by the coding sequence ATGAAAGTTTTAAAATTTGGAGGAACATCTGTAGGTTCATCGAAAAACATCAACAACGTTATAAATATATTAGAAAACTATTCTAAAAATGATACCATTGCTTGTGTGGTTTCGGCTGTTGGTGGCATTACAGACAAACTGCTTTTAGCTGGTAAACAGGCTCAAAATAAGGAGCAACAATATATCGACACTTTTAACTTAATTAAAGACATTCATTTTAACATTATTAATGAACTTAATTTAGGAAACAGTTCATCTATCATTTCTTTTGTAGATGAAAAACTAAGTGCGCTTAAAAGTTTATTAGATGGTATCTTTTTAATCAATGAATTATCGCCAAAAACATCTGATAAATTAGTTAGTTTCGGCGAATTATTATCATCGTATATTATTGCTGAAACGATGAAGAATCGTGGGATTTCAGCTGATTCTAAGAACTCACAGGAATTAATCATTACCAATTCCAACTTCACGAAAGCAGAAGTTAAATACGACTTAACAAATAAAAATATTCAGGACTATTTTAATAGTGCTACTCAAAAAATTACCATTCTTCCGGGGTTCATTTCAAAATCTAAATTAGGCGAACAAACTACTTTAGGTCGTGGAGGATCGGACTTTACAGCTGCTATTGTTGCCGCTGCTTTAAAAGTGGAACAATTAGAAATCTGGACAGATGTAAGTGGTATGTTTACGACTAATCCAAAACTGGTAAAGCAGGCCTACCCTATTGAAAAAATATCGTATCAGGAAGCTATGGAATTATCGCACTTTGGAGCTAAAGTATTATACCCTCCAACAGTGCAACCTGTACTGGACTTAAATATTCCTATTCATATAAAAAACACTTTAGAGCCGGAAGCTGCCGGAACCGTAATTTCTAACGATGAAGCTCCAGTAAATGGCTCGGTAGTAAAAGGTATTAGTAATATTAGTAACATTGCCTTGCTGACTTTAGAAGGTAGTGGTATGGTTGGTATTCCGGGTTTTTCGAAGCGTTTATTTGAAACCTTATCTCAGGAGAAAATTAATGTGATTTTAATCACTCAGGCGTCATCTGAACATTCTATATGCTTAGGTATTGATGAAAAAGATGCAGATTTAGCGAAATCGGCCATAGATGCGACGTTTGAAAACGAAATTCAGCTTCATAAAATCAATCCGATTATTGTTGAAACCGGTCTTTCAATCATTGCTTTAGTTGGTGATAACATGAAAAACCACCAGGGTATTAGCGGAAAAATGTTTAGTGCTTTGGGTAGAAACAATATTAACATTCGTGCCATTGCCCAAGGAGCATCAGAAAAAAACATTTCAACGGTTATTGCAGAAAAAGATGTAAAAAAGGCACTAAATACGTTACACGAGCAATTCTTCGAATCAAGAACAAAACAGCTAAACGTGTTTATTACCGGCGTTGGTAATGTGGGTGAAAAATTGGTAGAACAGATTAAACAACAACGTAAATATTTAAAAGAAAATTTAAAAATCAACTTACGTATAGCTGGTTTATCGAATTCAAGAAAAATGATTTTCAATGAAGACGGCATCGAATTAAGTGACTGGAAAGAACAACTTGAAAACGGTGAGCAGGCTTCTTTAGATGGTTTCTTCGAAAAAACAAAATCTTTAAACTTACGCAACAGTATTTTCGTTGACGTAACAGCAAATAAGGATGTGGCTTCACTATACGAAAAATATTTGCGTCAAAGTATAGGTGTAGTTGCCTGTAATAAAATTGCATGCTCAAGCGATTATGACAATTATAAATTACTGAAACGCCTATCTCTTAAATACAATGCACCGTTTTTATTTGAAACTAATGTTGGCGCCGGTCTGCCTATCATGGATACACTTAATAATCTGGTTGCTTCTGGAGATAAAGTGACTTCCATTCATGCGGTATTATCAGGGAGTTTAAACTTTGTTTTTAATAATTTTAATGATACAAATAAGTTCTATGATATTGTAAAACAGGCTGCAGCCGAAGGCTATACAGAACCTGACCCACGAATTGATTTAAGTGGTGTTGATGTGGCTAGAAAAATTTTAATTCTTGCCAGAGAAAGCGGTGTCGAAATGAATTTAGAAGATATTGAAAACACACCTTTCTTGTCGGAAGCCGGTTTAAAAAGTGACTCTGTAGACGATTTCTATCAGACTTTAATTGAAGATGAAGCTCATTACCAGGCTTTATATACTTCCGCGAAAGCGAAAGACTGTCAGTTAAAATATGTAGCACAATTCAATAACGGAAAAGCAAGTGTAAGCTTACAGGAAATACCAAGCGATCATCCGTTTTATAATTTGAAAGGTAGCGATAACATTGTCATGTTCTACACCAACCGTTACGCGAACCAACCAATGATTATAAAAGGAGCCGGTGCTGGTGCCGATGTAACGGCTTCTGGTTTATTTGCCGATATAATAAGAATTGGAAATAATTAA
- a CDS encoding NAD(P)H-hydrate dehydratase: MKIFSKEQVYEGDRLTVERQQISSADLMERAGVAIFDWFHRRMQGEQVPIHVFCGIGNNGGDGLVLARHLILDGYNVKTYIVNYSDKRSKDFLINYDRIKQTTKDWPTLLKEGDDFPEIGERDIIVDAVFGIGLNRPIQQWVLLLFKHFDESRAFTLSVDIPSGLQTDKVPESDLCVVKANYTLSFVTPKLVFFLPETAKFTDQWEVLDIGFDQQYIFETETEANLIGKNEVIPLYIPRDKFSHKGSFGHSLIIGGSYGKIGAVTLASKAALTVGSGLVTAYVPKCGYIPLQSGFPEAMVITDKNEEKITNISFVIKPTVIGLGVGIGTAAPTIKALEVFFKENKIPSVIDADGINILSRAPELLDLLPPETVLTPHPKELERLIGEWTDDFDKLNKVKAFSKKHNVIVIIKGAHTITVYQEKLYVNSTGNPGLATAGSGDVLTGMITGLIAQGYDPLIASVFGVYLHGKSADIAVEDYGYESLTASHVINYIGEAYLDLFKRPEPTQEDEQNNKEQK; the protein is encoded by the coding sequence ATGAAAATATTTTCGAAGGAACAGGTTTATGAAGGCGATCGTTTAACTGTAGAACGTCAACAAATATCGTCTGCAGATCTTATGGAGCGCGCAGGAGTGGCAATTTTTGATTGGTTTCATCGGCGCATGCAGGGTGAGCAAGTACCCATTCATGTTTTTTGTGGAATAGGTAATAATGGAGGTGATGGGTTAGTTTTGGCGAGGCATCTTATTCTGGATGGGTATAATGTAAAAACCTATATCGTTAATTATAGTGATAAGCGTTCTAAAGATTTTTTAATTAATTACGACCGAATTAAGCAAACCACAAAGGATTGGCCAACCTTATTAAAGGAAGGTGATGACTTTCCTGAAATAGGAGAACGCGATATAATTGTTGATGCTGTTTTCGGAATTGGTTTAAACCGACCTATACAGCAATGGGTTTTATTATTGTTTAAGCATTTTGATGAGTCAAGAGCCTTTACTTTGTCGGTAGATATTCCTTCCGGGTTACAAACCGATAAAGTTCCTGAAAGTGATTTGTGTGTCGTGAAAGCGAATTATACGTTGAGTTTTGTTACACCTAAACTCGTGTTCTTCTTGCCAGAAACCGCAAAGTTTACAGATCAATGGGAAGTATTAGATATTGGTTTTGACCAGCAATATATTTTTGAAACGGAAACTGAAGCTAATTTAATTGGTAAAAACGAAGTTATTCCTTTATATATTCCGCGAGATAAATTTTCACATAAAGGTAGTTTTGGCCATAGTTTGATTATTGGAGGAAGCTACGGAAAGATTGGTGCGGTAACCTTGGCAAGTAAAGCAGCCCTTACGGTGGGCTCAGGATTGGTTACGGCTTATGTTCCAAAATGCGGCTATATACCTTTGCAATCTGGATTTCCAGAAGCGATGGTTATAACTGATAAAAATGAGGAGAAAATCACGAATATTTCTTTTGTGATTAAGCCTACGGTTATAGGTTTGGGTGTAGGAATTGGAACTGCAGCGCCAACAATTAAAGCTTTGGAAGTTTTTTTTAAAGAAAATAAAATACCGTCCGTAATAGATGCTGACGGAATAAATATATTGTCCAGAGCGCCTGAGTTATTAGACTTATTACCACCTGAAACAGTTTTAACGCCACATCCTAAAGAATTAGAACGATTAATAGGCGAGTGGACTGACGATTTTGATAAGCTTAATAAGGTAAAAGCCTTCTCAAAAAAACATAATGTCATTGTAATTATTAAAGGCGCACATACCATTACAGTCTATCAAGAGAAACTTTATGTCAATTCAACTGGGAATCCGGGATTAGCCACAGCTGGAAGTGGTGATGTGTTAACGGGGATGATTACAGGATTAATAGCACAAGGTTACGATCCGTTGATTGCATCTGTTTTTGGTGTGTATTTACATGGAAAATCAGCAGATATTGCTGTTGAAGATTATGGTTATGAAAGTTTAACAGCCAGTCATGTTATTAATTATATCGGTGAAGCATATCTGGATTTGTTTAAACGACCAGAACCAACTCAGGAAGATGAACAAAATAACAAGGAACAGAAATAA